A segment of the Aureliella helgolandensis genome:
AAACGCTCGAAGCCATCCGGAGCTACCTCGATGTGGCCTACCGACTCGGTCTATTCCTCAGTCAATGGCACGGCGGCTCAGTTTCCCAATGCACCCTCACGTACCGTGGTGAAGTGGCGGATCGTGACACCAAACTGTTGACCAATGCATTCTGTGCTGGGTTACTAGAGCGGGCTTTGGAAGAAGATGTCAATATCATCAATGCCGAACTCCTGCTCCGCGAGCGCGGGATCGAATTGAATGAAATTCGCAGCCAAGAAATGGGCGCCTTTGCCTCTTCGATTACCGTCGAAGTCTCCGGTGGAGGACGTACCGCCAAGGCCGCGGGTACCGTTTTCGGACACAATATGCCGCGCCTGGTCATGGTCGACGATCATCGCCTGGAAGCCTACATCGATGGCAACCTACTGATCTTCACCCACCAAGACGTGCCAGGCATCATCGGCAAGGTCGGCACCACCTTTGGCAAACACGAAGTGAACATTGCCCAAATGGCTGTGGGACGCTCCGGTAACCAACCAGGCGGTCACGCGATCGGTGTGCTCAACCTGGACAGCCAACCCTCCGCAGCAGCGCTCGCCGACATGCAGGCGATTCCAGCTGTCGAAACGGTGCAGACAATCGAGCTGCCTGCCGCAGGTCAAATGCCCAGTTGGTTACAATAGACGTTCGGTCCTTTCGAATTCCTATTTCATTCAGAGCACATTCCATGTTGCGCGCCCTTCACTTGTTACCTGCAATTTCGGCACTGCTGTTACTCCTGGCGGTATCACTACTGCCAACGGAAGCGGCAGACTCCTTGGTGGCCGATGGGGCCACCCTAGAACGGGTCGCTGACGGTTACAAATTCACGGAAGGGCCCGCCGTTGACCGCGAGGGGAATGTGTTCTTTACCGACCAACCCAACGATCGAATCCTCAAATGGTCGCTCGATGGAAGCGTCGCCACATGGCTCCAGCCCTGCGGACGGAGCAACGGCTTGTTCTTCGATCAGCAGGGAAATTTGCTCGCCTGTGCCGACGGCCAAAACGAGCTGTGGAGCATCCAGCACGACAAAACCCACACTGTCTTGCTGAAAGGATACGAAGAAAAACTGTTCAACGGCCCCAACGATCTTTGGATTGCCGCCGATGGCAGCTGCTATTTCACCGATCCCTATTACCGCCGCGACTATTGGACGCGTGAAAATCTCGATGCGCAACTCCCCAAACGCGTGTACCGCTTTTCCCCCGACTCCAAGACACTCCAGATAGCTGCTGACGACTTCAAACAGCCCAATGGTATCGTGGGAGATCCGCAAAAGAAGCTCCTGTACGTCGCGGACATCGGGGATAAGAAGACATATCGCTTTCAGATTGCCGACGACGGCAGCTTGACCCACCGCACCTTGTTTTGCGAAATGGGCTCCGATGGCATGACGCTCGACACCGACGGCAATCTGTATTTGACTGGCAAGGGGGTAACGGTCTTCAGTGCTGAGGGCAAAAAACTGCAAAACATCGAAGTACCCGAGGGATGGACCGCGAATGTCTGCTTTGGTGGAGCGGATCGCGATCTCTTGTTCATTACGGCAAGCGATAGTTTGTACCAAGTCAAGATGAAGACTTCTGGAATCAAGTAGGGATCCCTGCGATGAGCACCGATGCGATTCATCGCTGCGGCATTTGCCGTTGTTATCTCGACAATGAAGATTTGTTCTGCGGCAATTGTGGAACCGAGAACGCACACGCAGATTCTTCCGCCAAGCGACTCGCCAACGCGCCTACTTTTCACAATTTCTCCTGCCAATCTTGCGGTGCATCGATGAGCTATGATGCTTCCGCACAGGCATTGCGATGTCCGTTCTGCGGCAGCACCAAAATGGAACGCCGCGAAACGGCGCGTTCCGTCAAACCGCACAGCGTTGTTCCACGGGTGATCAGCCAGCAACAGGCGGAAGCCACGCTGCGTGAATGGCTCGGTCGCGGATTCTGGCGTCCCAAAGATGCCGCCCGGGCCTCGCAAATCGGTAAGATGACAGCCGTCTATGTTCCGTATTGGGTGTTTGAGGCCAAGACCGATACGCATTGGACGGCCGACTCCTCCCCGGCGCCGCCCGGATCACGGGGCGACTGGTATCCGGTCAGCGGCAGGAACCGCTCGCAGTACCCAGGCATCCTTATTGGAGGCAGCAGCGTTCTAACCTCCCGCGAGACACAAGCCATCGCTCCCTTTCGTCTGGAGGCCGCCGCTCAAGCACTCGACGCGCTGGACTTGACCAATGAGATTGTCGAGGAGTTTCGAGTACCGCGCAAGCTAGCAAGGCCGCTGGCGAGGAGCACGATTGAGGAATTGGAGCGTGCCGCATGCACTCAGCACGTCCCCAATCGAGCGCGAAAACTCCGTGTGAACGTACGCATCTCGGCCATGCAAGGCTCCCCTGCCCTATTGCCCGTTTGGATCTTGGCCTATCGCTACAAGCAAAAGTTATTCCGAGTCTTGATCAATGGACAAACGGGGAAGATTGCCGGGGACGCCCCCTTCTCGTACCACAAGCTAGTGGTAGCGTTGCTCATTCTCGGTGGCATCGTCGGTTTCTTCATCCTGCTTTCCATCATCGCAGCAGCCGCGAGCTAAGCACCACAGTCGCCCCGAAGCCACCGCACCTTTCCGCATAACGTCGCAGCTGGATGAAGATAGGAGCGAATGCCGTCTTACCGCGAACGTAGCAGCCCCAATCCTCCTGGAGCGGCGACCACTCTTCCTTGCTCACCGGGCTGTCGAAATAGTAACCCGCTGCGTGAGCAAGGAAAGATAGTTGCCGCTACAAGGCAGTTTGGGACGCAACCGCCGCGTTGAAATTCAAATTGCTATTAAATCAACAGCCCCTCACGCAGCGGGTTGCGATTGGGACAACCACCAGAAAACCAAAGCTCCCCTCACCCGTTCTCTCCCTCACCCGTGCTCGTGCTCGTGCTCGTGCTCGTTCCACCGTCCACCGTCCACCGTCCCCCTTCCCCTATCCGCCAGGAAGGTCCTCTTCCTCAGCAAGTGTCCGGTACGACCGCAACAGTTTCACCGAGTGCGCATGCAACTAAATCGTTGGGATGCCGGAAGAACCCAAGGCACTCCTCACTCGCCCTGGCGGCGCTACGCGGCTTTCCCCTTGTACGCTATGATAGGGCCACGGCAACTTCCCCTCCGAATCACCTTTCACCTCAGAGCAAATTGACTTGGCCCGCGAATCGATCATGACACCCGACGAGCCGGACGACGAGAAGGATGTCGCGTTGCGTCCCAAACGGATCGCCGACATGGTAGGGCAGCGCGAAGTCATCGAAGTCTTGCGAATCGCGATTGACGCTGCCAGCAAGCGTGAAGAGCCCCTCGGACATATCTTGTTCGATGGTCCACCAGGGCTGGGCAAGACTACCTTTGCAACCTGCATTCCACGCGAGATGAATGTAGCGGTACAAATGGCCAGCGGCCCCGCGTTGAAAGCCCCCAAGGACATCATTCCCTACCTCACCAATCTCGAACATCGCTCCGTGCTGTTCATCGACGAGATTCACCGCCTGCCCAAAGCGGTTGAGGAGTACATGTACACCGCGATGGAGGATTTTCGGATCGATATCGTGCTCGGAGAGGGGGTTAGCGCGCGAACTCTCAATCTGCAACTCAAGCCCTTTACACTGATCGGTGCCACCACTCGAGCTGGGATGCTGAGTGGCCCCATGCGAGACCGGTTCCAGATCCGTGAACACCTCGGCTTTTACTCTCTGCCTGAATTGACCGAGATCCTCGAGCGCAATGCCAAGAAGCTGAGCGTGGAAGTCGATGCCGAATCGGCCGTGGAGATCGCGCGGCGCAGTCGCGGCACACCACGCGTTGCCAACAATCGCCTCCTGTGGGTCCGCGACTTTGCGATGAGCAAGTCGGATGGCAAAGTCACGCTTCCCATCGTCGATCGAGCCATGAGAATGACCGGCATCGACCAAGCTGGGCTCGACCGGCAAGATCGACGTTACCTAGAAACCTTGATTCGCGTCTTCTCAGGCGGACCGGCTGGAATCGAAGCCATCGCTCATACCATGAACGTCTCACCCGACACGCTGGTCGACGAAGTGGAACCCTTCTTGCTTCGAAGTGAGCTTGTGATCCGCACATCGCGAGGGCGTTGCGTTACCGCCAAGGCCTATGAGCACCTCAAAGAAAGCTTGGCGGACCTGACCGATCACAGTGGCGAGACGGATTGAAGACACTGAAGTCCAATCTCTGGGCAGCGCTGTGGACGGGTCGCGAGTCGACCTAAATCAGCTCCACCGGCAAACTCCTGAACACCAATCTCCTGCTTCCGCCTCTACGCACCGGCCCCCCCCAAAGTCCACCGGTTATCGAGCAAGACAGCTACGCGGGATCGCGGTAATCCATATCGCGGTAATCCATATCGTAGTAATCCATATCGTAGTAATCCATTTGGGTTGCAATAACTCCTTCATTCCCCGAGCCATGCTTCTCCAGGGCTAGAGGCATCGCCCCGTAGTAGTTGTGCGCACCTGCGTCGAGTACAGTGGGAACAGGCTTATTGTCTACCAACGCTCTTGGGTAGGACGTACTTGGCGAACGATTGAAAGCACAACCATGAATTCGAATCGACGAAATTGGATCACCACCACTGCCGGACTTGCAGCGACGTCCCCACTCCTCGGACACCACCTTGCCGCCCAAGAGCTCTCTGCGGAAAAACCACGCAAGGGGAGAATTCGGCAATCGGTGATGGGATGGTGCTTCAATCCAATGCCTGCCGTCGAGCTCGCCAAGATCGGTAAGCAACTGGGATTGGTGGCTATCGAAGGAATCTCTGCTGACCATTACCCAGCAGTGCGTGAGGTCGGGCTCGAGATCTCACTCGTAGGAAGTCACGGATTCAAAGAGGGGCCGACCAGTACCGACCACCACACTGCGGTTGAAGCCAAACTACGAGCAGCGATCGACACGGCCGTTCAATTCGGAAGCCCTAACGTCATCACATTCACCGGCATGCAGGTAGCTGGAATGCGAGAGGAAGTCGCCAAGCAGAATTGCATTGACTGCTGGAAACGGGTGATAGCACATGCCGAAGAAAATAACATCACGCTATGCTTAGAGCATCTCAACAGCCGTGATGACAGCCACCCCATGAAGGGACATCCAGGGTATTTTGGCGACGACGTCGACTTGTGCATCGAGTTGATCCAAACCATGGATTCTCCGAATTTTCGGCTGCTGTTCGATATCTACCATGTCCAAGTCATGCACGGTGACGTGATCCGTCGGATCCGTCAGCTTCACCCCTGGATCGCGCATTACCACACCGCCGGCAATCCAGGCCGCTGTGAGATCGACGAAAACCAAGAAATCAACTATCCCCCCATCCTGCGCGCGATCTTGGAAACGGGATATACCGGCTATGTCGCTCAGGAATTTATCCCAACCTGGGAAAACCCCGTGGAATCGCTACGCCATGCGATCGAGGTCTGCGACATCTAGCGGGGGGTGCCGGCTCATTGGAAGCTTAAGCCCAGTGCTTGCCGGGCTGTCGAAATAGTAACCCGCCGCGTGAGCAAGGAAAGATAACCTCCGCTACAAGGCAATTAAGGATGCTACCTCCGCGCTAAAATTCAAATTGCCATTTAATCAACAGCCCGGTGAGCAAGGAAAGGTAGTTGCCGCTACAAGGCAGTTTGGGACGCAACCTCCGCGTTAATATTCAAATTGCTATTAAATCAACAGTTCGTTGCGCAAGGGCACTTCGAGGCGCAAACGGAAGCGGGCCCCCCACTGAAAGCGGCATTGGCACGAGTGGTTCTCCCAAGCGTCGAAATTCGGGGAACCAATTTCTTTCAAAACATGTCTATACCATTGCCGCTCGCAAACGGGGTTGGTCGCCCCCTTCGGTGACTCCTTTCCCCATTAAGAGCCTCGACGGCCAGCCAGCCCCCCATCGTTTCAATCAAGCACCACCCACCAGTGCCAGGGTCTTTTTTCCGGGGAAAAATCGCCCTGCTGCGCCCCATATTCCGCGCGACAATGCCGAATATAGTTGTAGCAGTTTAAGCGCTAGCTCACTTCCACAGGGGAAGACTGGCGCAGACCTCGACAGAAACCTTGGCCCTCAGCTAGGGTTGAAACAGAGGTAGAGAGTCGCTTACACCTAACAACGCTTCCAATGCCTTCCAATCCCACTCAGCCTACTTCCAACACCACTTTGCACTCCGGCCCTGGCCGTTTGGGGTACGATTTTGCATTGCTGGGGCTGAATGCTCGGGAATCTCGCGTGGAGGTAATCCGCGAAGCTGCAGGCCGCACCGCAGCACGAATTCAGCAAGCCTTCCCCGCTGACTCCAAGGAACAGGCAGAGCTGCTGTCTGATCTGGCGACCAGCACCTACCGTTTGCTCGACCCTCGCAACCGCGAGCGTCCCTTCGAGCGTATTCAGCTGTGCATTGTGAGTGAAGGCGATTTGGAACTACGCAAGGGTTCGCGCACGCCGTTGTTGACCGAAGCGACCCAGCGCGTGGTGGCAGAGCCCATTCCGCAGGAAGCCAGTAAAGATGCCGCCGCGGATAGCAACAAGCACTCGGGCAAACATCGCCGGCCTGGCCAGTGTCGCATCGGAACCATCGCTCTGGGTGCATTGGGCATTCTTGTGACAACGACCTTATTGATGGCTTGCGCAATCTGGCTCTGAGAACGCCCAACTCCCCTCCGGCCGTATTCGATCGCCGCTTCATATCGGGCTAAGGTAGCCGGTGATCGCTGCTGGCTTTCTGGGCACAGAACGCCATTGAAGACAACGGCACGGAAGACATCGCGAAAACAGATATCGCGAAAACCGGGCGGTAGCTATCGCGAGCATCTCCCGAAGCTCAGGTCGAAGTCGCAACTCCGAATTGAATCCAACTTCTCAGGCGCGCCGCGAGTGACCGTCGGAGTGCGGGTATTCATTGCGCGATACACTGCGATAATGCATACTCCGCATACTCCACGGAAGCATCTACCTACGCCCCCCCTAGTCCTGCCAGGATCGTGGCGTGAATGTCGTCTTCGATTCCATGACAAGCCGCACTAATTACCACCTCCACTTCCACTGAGGCCTGTCGCGATGCTCCCGAGAGCGGGAGGGTACAGCACTTTTGTTTTATACGCTCATCAATATGCCGGGCTAGTCGCGGCTGTATAATCGAGCAATCGGATCTCGCTCCACCTTGCCTCTTCACTTCAGTGTTACTGACATGCCATCTTCACC
Coding sequences within it:
- a CDS encoding RING finger protein, which codes for MSTDAIHRCGICRCYLDNEDLFCGNCGTENAHADSSAKRLANAPTFHNFSCQSCGASMSYDASAQALRCPFCGSTKMERRETARSVKPHSVVPRVISQQQAEATLREWLGRGFWRPKDAARASQIGKMTAVYVPYWVFEAKTDTHWTADSSPAPPGSRGDWYPVSGRNRSQYPGILIGGSSVLTSRETQAIAPFRLEAAAQALDALDLTNEIVEEFRVPRKLARPLARSTIEELERAACTQHVPNRARKLRVNVRISAMQGSPALLPVWILAYRYKQKLFRVLINGQTGKIAGDAPFSYHKLVVALLILGGIVGFFILLSIIAAAAS
- the ruvB gene encoding Holliday junction branch migration DNA helicase RuvB, giving the protein MTPDEPDDEKDVALRPKRIADMVGQREVIEVLRIAIDAASKREEPLGHILFDGPPGLGKTTFATCIPREMNVAVQMASGPALKAPKDIIPYLTNLEHRSVLFIDEIHRLPKAVEEYMYTAMEDFRIDIVLGEGVSARTLNLQLKPFTLIGATTRAGMLSGPMRDRFQIREHLGFYSLPELTEILERNAKKLSVEVDAESAVEIARRSRGTPRVANNRLLWVRDFAMSKSDGKVTLPIVDRAMRMTGIDQAGLDRQDRRYLETLIRVFSGGPAGIEAIAHTMNVSPDTLVDEVEPFLLRSELVIRTSRGRCVTAKAYEHLKESLADLTDHSGETD
- a CDS encoding SMP-30/gluconolactonase/LRE family protein, whose protein sequence is MLRALHLLPAISALLLLLAVSLLPTEAADSLVADGATLERVADGYKFTEGPAVDREGNVFFTDQPNDRILKWSLDGSVATWLQPCGRSNGLFFDQQGNLLACADGQNELWSIQHDKTHTVLLKGYEEKLFNGPNDLWIAADGSCYFTDPYYRRDYWTRENLDAQLPKRVYRFSPDSKTLQIAADDFKQPNGIVGDPQKKLLYVADIGDKKTYRFQIADDGSLTHRTLFCEMGSDGMTLDTDGNLYLTGKGVTVFSAEGKKLQNIEVPEGWTANVCFGGADRDLLFITASDSLYQVKMKTSGIK
- a CDS encoding TIM barrel protein, giving the protein MNSNRRNWITTTAGLAATSPLLGHHLAAQELSAEKPRKGRIRQSVMGWCFNPMPAVELAKIGKQLGLVAIEGISADHYPAVREVGLEISLVGSHGFKEGPTSTDHHTAVEAKLRAAIDTAVQFGSPNVITFTGMQVAGMREEVAKQNCIDCWKRVIAHAEENNITLCLEHLNSRDDSHPMKGHPGYFGDDVDLCIELIQTMDSPNFRLLFDIYHVQVMHGDVIRRIRQLHPWIAHYHTAGNPGRCEIDENQEINYPPILRAILETGYTGYVAQEFIPTWENPVESLRHAIEVCDI